Part of the Natrialbaceae archaeon AArc-T1-2 genome, TCGACATCACGGCCTCTGCCGAGGGCCGGGAGACGATGCTCGATGTCGTCGAGCAGGTCGCCGACGAGGTGTTCATCCCGCTCACGGTCGGCGGCGGCATCCGGACGACCGAGGACATCAAAGAGACCCTGCGTGCCGGCGCGGACAAGGTCTCGATCACGACCGGCGCGCTCGAACGTCCCGAACTGATCAACGACGGCGCGTCGGCGTTTGGCAGCCAGTGTATCGTCATCAGCGTCGACGCCCGTCGCCGGTACGACGAGGCCGGCGAACACTACGTCGAAGTCGACGGCGAGTCCGTCTGGTTCGAGTGCACGAAAAAGGGGGGGCGTGAAGGAACGGGAATCGACGTCCTCGAGTGGGCCGCCGAGGCCGAATCCCGTGGCGCGGGCGAGCTGTTCGTCAACTCGATCGACCGGGACGGGACGAAAGACGGCTACGACATCCCACTGACGAAAGCGGTCTGTGAGACCGTCGACACGCCGGTCATCGCCTCCTCGGGCTGTGGGAAGCCCGAACACATGCACGAGGTGTTCACCGAGGCCGGAGCCGACGCGGCGCTTGCGGCGTCGATCTTTCACTTCGACGAGTACTCGATCGGCGAGGTCAAAGCGTACCTCGACGAGCGGGACGTGCCGGTCCGGTTGTAGCCGCTCGATATCCCGGAACGACGGCCGACCAAGCGGCTAATCGGCTGTTTCTCGTCGCTGTGTGCCGTGGTATATCCGACGAATCGAATACGCATACCGGTACACCTTTCCGTCTTCCACCTCCATCGTAACGTATGGGTTTTGGTAGCTACGACGAATCCGAACAACAACAGCAGACGGCAGACGATGACGAGGACGTCGAAGCCGTCAACGTCCACGAGAACGACCACGAAGGGGAGCTGTCTTTCGAGTCCGACCTCTCGACGGACGAACTCGTCTCCCAGCTCGGGGAGATGAAAGACGAAGAGTAAGTCGACTTCTCTCGGACCGACGTCGCGGATTCTGCTGGTCACAGACCAGTGTTCAGGGGACGAGCACCCATGCTGAAGTTCTCCGACACGTCGGCCATGCCTGTCCCCCGCCGTTCGAGTGAAGGCAGGGCCACGTCGCTATCGACGAGCATCGGTCAATACGACGCCACCACGGTCACGCAATCGTCCGACGACAGAGATCGTCGATCGCTCGGCGGAGTCGCTGTGAAATCGCGGATTTCGAGACGCCAAACCGCCGTGCGAGTTCGGCTTGTGAGATCTCCCGTGGCACCTTGAAATACCCCTCTTCGTAGGCGACGCTAAGCAACTCCGATTGCTCGGGTGTGAGACCGACGATGGTGTCGTTCTCCTCGTCTGCCGTCTGCAGGTACGTGACCTGGAAGGCGACGTCTCGGTCCTGACAGCGGTCGTTGAGCGCGACAAGTGCATCCCGATCCGGAAGCCACAACTGCACGGTCCAGCCGTCCCGACGGCCCGTTTGATCGAGGATTCGCCCCCCGACCTCGGCCGTCGCCGGAACGTACGTGATCGCGCGATCGGTAAGCGTGACGCGGTAGACGTGTCGATCGGAGTCACGACGGATGAGGATCGGATCGACCACGGTCGGATCGTCCTCGAGCCCCGCCTCGAACTCCTCGAACGCGGAGGCGTAGGCGGTGAGATACAACAGCGTGTGGTCTCCGTCGACGGTCGTCTGGTAGTCGGGTTCGACCATCACGTCCGATCCACGCCGGAGCGTCGGCCGCAACAAGAGATCGGGGTGGTCGAGCTGGACCGCTGCGACGACACCGTCTCCGACCTGCGATTGAAGTTTCGCACGGCCGGCTCCGATGGCGTTCGTGCTCACCGTTTCACCTCCGTTCTCGATTCCGTTGGACCGTCCAACGAACGACCCCCGTAGTGATAGACCAGTACCGCAAGTTCGCGTGCCATGCAACCGGGTACTATCACGATACGTGTATAAACCTTTCTCAGACAAAATCTATTGAATTAACATAATATAACTTGTTTCTTACTGAACTATCACACAATCTTCTACGTTTCGTCGCGAGTATATGTCCGCTGTCGCGTCGATCGAACGAGTCGTGCTGTCCGCTTCTCGGTGACTGACGTCCGCGTTCGACCCGCGAACTCAGACCGGAAGCGTACCCACGACGCCGAGATAGATCTGGGCAAGCCCCGCGACGATCATTACACCGCCGGCGACCCGCTCGAGCGTCCCGATGTATGCCGATAGCCGGCCCGCGCCCGCGACCAGCCCCATCCCGGTTGCGACGGTCACCGCGAGCATGAGTGCGGCGACGATCCCGGCGTAGGTCGCCATTACGAGGACCGCACCGCTGGTCGAGAGCGTCACCGCCCGGCCGACGACGCCGACGAAAAGCGGCGCGACACAGCCGGCCGCCGCCAGTGCGTAGCCGGTTCCGAAGATTCCGAACCCGAGCACGCTCGAGCGACGTTTTGGCAGGGTCATCGACAGCGACGGTGCACGGTCGACGACGACGAGAACGCCGAAGACGACCAGAAGCGCGCCGACGACCGGCTCGAGGATCGTGACGCGCGAGAAGGCCGCGTGTCCGATCGAGAACGCCACCGCCGTGAGGACGGCGAACGTCGCGAGGATGCCAACGCTTGCGGCGATACCCCGACTGATCGCGCCGCCAAGTGAGGCGTCGCCGTCGGTCTGGCTGACGTAAAATCCCACGTAGCCGGGCAACAGCGGGTACGCACACGGGGAGAAAAACGTCGCGACGCCCATCGTAGCCGCGAATCCGATCGTTCCGAGTACTGCAGCATCGAACATCGTCAGGTATCACCCTCGGTGACGGTACTGGCGGCCTGGACGGCGTCGACGATCTCGTCGACCGACTTGTCGCCCGCCTCGGTCAGGTGTGGCGTCCCTCGCTCGTCGAGGACGACCGTCACGGGGACGCTGATGGCGTCGTAGCGTTCACCGAGTTCCAGGTCCGGATCGTGGCCAACCGGCCACTCGCCGCCGTGTTCGTCCCACCACTCGACGAGCGTGTCCTCCTCGACGGTTCCACCGGGATCGTTCGACACCGCCAGAAACTGCACGTCGTCCTCGAGTTCCGCCCGTGCCTCCCGAAGCGTCGGCAGCTGGCGCTCGCAGTGAGAACAGGAGGTCAGGAAGAACTCGAGGACCATCACCTGTCCCGGCTGTGGAACGGCCATCGTCCCGGCCTCGCTGCCCGGCGCGTCGATCGTCTCGACCGTGATCGGGTCGTCGTCGTACGTTTCGGGCTCGTCGTCACCGTTGAACGCGTCGGTCGTAACCGCACCCACGCCAGCGAGGACGGCGACGCTTCCGAGCCCGGCGATGAGTTCTCGTCGTCGCATCTATGAGTGGACCATTGGTTAGTTCGACTCGTCGGTCGGTTCCTCGATCGCGGCGACGGTACCGTCGACGGCGTCGACGAGTTCCTCAACCGTCTTCCGGCCGGTATTGTTCCAGTGGACGTCCCCCGCGCCGTCGATGACGACGGTTTCCGGGACGCCCGTGACACCGTACCGTTCGAACAGGTCGACGCTCTCGTCGCGACCGACGGACCAGTCGCCGTCGTAGTCGGCCCACCACTCGGCGAGTTCTGCGTTCTCGATGCTGCGTTCGTGCGTCACCGACAGGAAGCGAACGTCGTTGTCGTCGTCGAGTGCTGCTCTCGCCTCGGCAAGCACCGGCATCATGTCCTGACAGACGCCACAGGTCGTCATGAAGAAATCGAGGACCATCACCTGTCCCGGCTGTGGGACAGCCATCGTCCCGGCCTCGCTGCCCGGCGCGTCGACCGTCTCGATCTCGATCGGATCGTCGCTGTAGTCTCCCCTATCGGCGTCATCGCCACCGTCGCCGGCCGACGGCAGCCCCTGTGTTGCGACGACGCCACCGCCAGCGAGCACGGCCAGGCTGCCGACGCCTGCGATGAGATCGCGCCGTCTCATCCCTCGACCACCGTCCCGAGGTCGTCGCTGATCGTCGACCACTCGACGCTCGTCGCGTTCGGATACGCGCGTTCGACGATCCCGTCTTTGTTGACGAGCAGGATCAGGTTGTAGTGGACGATGTCGTACTCGCCCTCGAGGTCGTCGCCATCGTCGTCGGTCTCGTTGTGGTCGTGGTCCTCCAGGGCCTCGTTTCGCAGCGTCAGCCCGAACTTCTCGTCGAGGATGTCCCGTGCCTCGAAGAAGTTCTCCGGACGCAGGAAGTGCCAGTTACCAGCCTCGAGGTCGACGTCCTGTATCTCCGCTTCCTCACGGAGTGTGTCTTCGGTGTCTCTGTCCGGATCGAACGTCATCGCCAGAAAGGCCGTTTCGTCGGCGTACCCGCCATCGATCGCGTCGTGTTGTGCGTGAGCGAGCCGCGAGAGCAACATCGGACACGAATCGTCGTGGCAGTTCGTGTAGATAAACGTCAGCAAGAACGCGCGCTCGCCCTCGAAGCCCTCGGTCGAGACCTCCTCGCCGAGCAGCGGGTCGGGAAGCGAAAGCGACGGAAACTCGTCGCCGTGGGTGGGATGGGTGGAGGCACTCAGGTCCTGTTCCGGCGGCCCGAGTACCGTCCGACTGGAGCCCACGCCGGGGACGGTCTCGAGACAGCCTGCGACGCCGGCCATACCCGCGATCCCGAGCGACCGAAGATACGTACGCCTGTCCATGCCCGAGGGATATGGAGCGAACGAGCAAAGGCACATTGGTTCGTTCCTCAAAACTGAGCCGTCGTGACGGTGGGTGGTGGCCTCGCTCGTTCGTGCGTCACGGCATCGGGAACACCGGCCACGGATGGATACAATACTTGAGAGTGCCCAATATTGTGTTTGATGTACAATATTACAGGAGTTTTGGTACGATCGTCGAAAACATCGGGAAGTGGCCAAAAGGTTTTATGACAGCTGATGGAGTGATTAACGGTACCGATGGGGAGGACCGTATACGCGTGCAGTGACGGAACGTACTACGGAGACGTACAGGTCTGGGAACGATTCGAATCTGGAGCGTGGCAACCGTGCTGTTGGGACGACGACTCCGGCACGGAGTGGGTCGTAACGAGCGACGGCGACTTGCTCACTCTGCTGCCTGTCTCGCGCGCTGACCTTCCCAACCGGACGGGCGTCGAACGCGTCGCAGCCGGCGTCGTCGTCACCGGAGACCGAAACGTTCCCGATCGGACACAATCCTCGTCGGCCCGCCCGTTCACCGTATCGGCGAGCGATCGCTAGTCGTCGCGCCCGACTCAGTTTTCGGTTTCGCTCGACCGGTTCCGGTCGGGCATCGTCGAGTGTCGCGTCACGCTCCGAACGTCCGGTCGCTCCGATGGCGGCGGCGCTATCGTCGAGTACGTCGTCGGGTTCCGCGACGAATCCGCTCCGGACGGAATCCAGTCGTCCTCTTCGCTCGCCTCGTCACCGCCGCCGTCATCGTCGCCACCGTCGTCGGTATCGCTCGCCACCGTCTCGAGTCGATCACGGAACCCACGGACGTCGTCGCCGAACTTCTCGAGCGTCGACCGCACCGTCTCCCGAAATTCACCCTCGAGGTCGTCGACCGCCCCTTCGTCGGTCTCGGCCCCGTCTTCGGTCTCCGTCCTCGGCTCGTCGGCCGTCCGTTCGTCGACCGCTTCTTGGAGGGTCGAAAGCGACTGTCGTCGCTCGGACTCGTCCTCGCTGTCGGCGAGTTTGGCGAGCGTGAGGAGCGCACGGAGCGTCGCGACCCGTTCGCGCTCGCCGTGGACGATAGCTTCGGGAATCGACGCCGGCTCGCTCCCGTCCGACAGTTCTGCCAGTCCGAGCGCGGCGAGTAGCTCGTCGGCGTCCGTCGTCTCGAGGAGGTCGCTGGCGTCGTCTGCGGTCTCGTGCAGACCGTCCTCGAACGTTTCGTGAAGTTCGTCCTCGCTTGCATTTCCAGGTGTCGGCACCGACTCGAGAGCCGCCTCCGCCTCCGCGAGCAGGTCGCTCGCCCGTTCGTCTACTCCGGTCACGGCTCGGTCACCTCCGGCAATCGGGCGATCACGATTCCTCCGTGACCGTCTCGACGATCCGGTCTGTCATCTCCTCTCTGCTGAGGTTCGCTTTCACGCCGACATCTTTCGCGACCGACTGCAGGTCCTCGTAGGACATCACCTCGAGGAAGTCCTCGAGGGTCTCTCGTCGGAGGTTCTCGAGGTCCTCGACGGCGGTCTGGTCGTCTGCGTCTCCGGCTTCGGCCTCGGCTTCGACCGCGGCCGACGTATCCGCGTCCGGCTCTGGGGCGTCGGATTCGCCGGTCTCATCCTCCGTCTCGGCGGCTTCGGCGTCTTCCGTCGCATCCTCGCGTTCGCCGGTCGGCACCGCATCGGTCAGTTGCTCGCCGAGGCCACCGTCGTCACCCAGAGTCCGCAGGAGCGACCCGACCGTCTCGCTGGCACCGAACCCGCGGACGGCATCTCGGATCGCCTCGAGGACGGCCTCCTTGAGGTCGGCCAGAATCGCTCGCAGTCGTTTCTCCTGTTCGAACCCTTCCGCAATCGTCGCGTGAGCCTCCCGACCGATCTCTCTTCCCAGCTCGCGGCCGAGCCGTTCGCCGAACTCGCGACCGACTGACGCACCGACTTTCGCCGTGTCAATCTCTGCTTCGAGACTGCCGTCACCGAGGAGGTCGCCGACGTCGAGCTGGTTGGTCACTTCCTCGGTGACGACGTCGGTCAGGTCGGAGTCACTCACGGTGACCACCTCGAGCCGGAGTGCGACTGAACCGGCGTGTCGCTCGTGGAGTCTCGCATCGAGTTACCCCTCGTTGCCGTCGTCTTCGGACTCCGATTCGTTCTCCTCGCCCCCGTTTCCGTCGTCCGCGTCGGCTTCCGACTCGCGTTCCTCCTCGTCGGATTCGTCCGTTTCGGCCTCGTCGTCCGGCTCTTCCTCGACGTCTTCTTCGGGTTCGGCTTCGCTTTCCGCTTCGGCCTCCGCCTCTCCATCGCCGAGAACCTCCTCGACGAGCGTCTCGCTGATCGTCCGGCCGAGCACCTCGCCGACCGCCCGTCCGACGATCTCGCCGACGATGCCGCCGATCGTCTCGCCGAGGTTCTCGTCGTCTTCGAGCTGGTCTTCCCACTGGGTTCCCTCGAACAGTTCTTCGACCTCGATTTCGTCGGCGATCCGTTCGTAATCGAGTCGCTCTACTAACGTTTCGTCGCTCATGACTGGGCCTCGGCCTGTTGATCGCTCTCTGATTCCGGCTCCTGTTCCATCTGTTCTTCCGCGTCAGCTCCCTCGTCGGTCGCCTTGCTCGCAGTCGACTCGGCCTGTTCGACGAGCTGGTTGATCGCCGTCTTGACGACCGTCGCAACGACCTGCTCGAGCGGCAGGGCCGCGATCGCCCCGCTTACTTTCGCTCGGATCCATCCGGTTATCGAGGAGACGACGCCGCGCAACCGGTCAGCGATCGCGGAGAGGACCCCGCCACGTGCCCCATCTTCTCCATCCTGTTCGGCTCCGTTCGCTTCGCCGCCGACGCCAGGAAGCACGCCGAGGAGTCGATCCGTCACGCCACCGAGCAGCGACCCACCGCCGCCGAGTAGCCCGGACACCGCAGACAACAGGTTCCCGAGCAGGTTCTTCTCGCCCGGCCGGGCCGACACGTCGAGGTTGACCTCGTTCAGGGTGACCTCGAGACCGAGCACGTCGAGGAACAACCCGTCGAGATCGAGGTGAGCGACGCCAGCGGTGTCTTCGTCTTCGTACGTCGCTTCGGCGTCGGTGCCGTGTTCGTCGGAATCCATCTCCGTCTCGTCGTCCGTTGTCGGCTCTTCACCTTCCGTCTCCTCGCCTTCCAGCTCGTTCCCTGCCGTCGTCTCGTCGTCTCCCGTTTCCGATTCGCCGTTCTCCGTTTCTGCCGTCTCCACTTCGTCGCCCGACTCGTCGTCGCCGTCTTCGGAAGACGCCGTCTCTCCCTCGCTCGTACCACCGTCGGTCACCAGTCGCCGAGTCGGGCTCGACAGAAGAGGCGTCGCGCGCCCACCTGTGACGTCCCGAGGCCCGGCCCACTTGGAACCCGGACGGTCGTGATTGCGTTCGTGTTCGCTATCCATGAACGAAAACCAACGATAGATACGACGAGCGAGCGTGTGGGAGTTCGGCTTGCGTGTGCTGCAGTCGCACGGCCAGTGGCCAGCAGCACCGACGAAGGGCTCGCAGCCGTCGCTATCAGGCCCGCTCGAGCGGAGCGTGCTCGAGTCGGTATCCCGACGGCGTCTCCCGGACGGCCTCGACTTCCCGGAGTCGGATCTCCCGTTCCATCTTCGTCATCACGGGAAAGTCGTAGTGTTCGGCGTCGTAGCCCAGTTCGTCGCCGTCCGCGCGACGCCGACTGACGAACGCGCGGTGATCCTCGAGTCTGGTCTGGGCCACCGACCGGGACAGTTCCACGACGTCTCCGACCCGGTCTTCGAACACCGAGACGAACTCTGACTCGAGTTCGTAGCCGACCGAATCGCGAGCGCCACACATCGCCGCGAGCGTGGTCGTCCCGGTCCCCCAGAACGGATCGAGGACGGTGTCGCCGTAGGCCGAGTACATACAGATCAGCCGGTACGGGATCTCGAGGGGGAACGCGCCGGATCGCTCCCGCAGGTCGTCTCGCTCGAGTGCCTGCAGTTCGCCTCTGACGTCGGTCCAGACGTCCGAAAACCAGCGGTTGCGCTCCTCCCAGAAGTACGCGGCCTCGTAGCGGCGGTCGACACACGGCTCGAAGCTGCGACTCTCCCCACCCTTGCGAAAGACCAGCACGTACTCGTGTTCCAGCGTGACGTAGGCATTCGGCGGCAGGGTGCCGCTACCCATGAACTTCGCGGCGCTGTTTGCCGGCTTGCGCCAGAGGACGTCGGGGAGGGGATCGAATCCGCGGCGTTCGAACGCCTCGAGGATCCGGGCGTGGTTCGGATAAACGCGAAAGCTCCCGTCGACGGTCCGGGTCGCGTCGCCGACGTTGATGCAGGCGATGCCGCCGTCGACGAGTACGCGCTCGAGTTCGTCCCAGACGCGGTCGAGCTGGGCGTGCATCGTCTCGAACGCCGCCTGCCCGTCGCCGGCCTCGAGTGCCTCCTCGACGGCCGGGTCGAACTCGGCGAAGAGCTCGTCCCAGAGCTCGATCATCGGGTACGGTGGCGAGGTGACCACGAGTTCGATCGAGTCGTCTTCGAGTTCCGACAGTTCCCTCGAGTCGCCGACGACGACGCGGTGGGACGTCTCCATTGGGCTACAGTGTCGCCGTCATCCCCTTAGGTGCTTCCGTTGACTCGTTGGGAATCCCCAGCGTTCTCCATTAAGCGATCGCAGATCTCGAGGGAGCGGACCCGGCCGAGCTACCGCCGATGTACGACTGCATAGATGGGATGCTCGAGAACCTCTTTTCGCATCCTCCCGCACCGACGCACAGATGGAGATCGAGTTCACCTATATGACATACCGGATTGCTATCGAGCAGGACGGGACCGCGACGTTCGTGAGTGCAGAATGAGTTCCCCGACTCGAGACGGCACGCCGCTTCGAGTGACACTCAGGCCGACTCCGAGAGGCTCGCGTACCGCTCTTCGAAGCTCGAGCGACAGACCGGACAGCAGAAGTGGTATCGCTCGCCGTCGATCACGACGGAGTCGCCGTTGCTCGTGACGGGGTTGCCACACTCGGCACACTCGAGTGCGAGGTCGGCGTCGCCGACCGAGGGCGACCAGCGCCGTTGCTCGATCAGGTGGATCCGGTAGGACTCCACAGCCTCGAGGTCGACTGCCTCCCCGAGCAGCGCCCGAGCCCGGGTCGGCTGGACGGTCGCGACCGCGAGCAGCCTGCTGTCGGCGGTCTCGATGACGTGTTCGACCCAGTCGGTCTCGGCGAGTTGTGAACTGACCCCGTCGTCGGCTCCCGGCTGGAGGTCGAGGTCGACAAGAACCTCGACGCCGTCGGTGATCGTCGATCGATCGAGGTCGACGGTGAACCGTTCGATGACGCCAAGTTCCTCGAGGCGGTCGATCCGATCCGAGACCGTCGGCGCCGACCGGTCGACGCGCTCGGCGATGTCGCTGTATGGTCGGCGCGCGTCCTCGACGAGCAACCGGAGGATCTCGAGGTCCGTCTCGTCAAGCGTGCTCATAACGGACGTTAGGAGAGCCGTCGCTTACGACTTTCGTCCGCGAAGCCAGGTCGCTTTCGCGTCGCCGGAGCCGAAACCGATCCTTTCGAGACGGTACGCACCGGTTTCCGAACCGTATCAGCCTCTTACTAATATCGGATCCGGTGAACGTTCGTCACGTATCCCTGTCACCCTGTGCCCATCACCGTCCACGTTCCATTCCCTCCCCCCTACCCCCAGACGACAGGGATACAGGGCCGATTTTTATGCCTCCCGCGTCCAAACACCACGTATGGCTCTCGAAACCATGCGGCCGACCCCGACGTGGGACGCCGTCGCCTACGAGGACACCGTCGAGGTACTCGCTGCCCACCGCGACGAACTCACCTACAAGATCTGGGGCGGCGACTGGTGTAAGGACTGCCGCGCTCTGTTGCCCGACTTCGGTGCCGCACTCGAGGCCGCCGACGTCCCGGACGAGCGCATCGAGGAGTTCGCCGTCGATCGGGACAAGCAGGGCCCGGGCGTCGAGGCGTACGACGTCGAGTACATCCCGACGATCGTCGTCGAGCGCGCAAACGGCGAGGAACTCGTCCGCTTCGTCGAGGAAGAGGACCGTCCGCCGGCCGTCTGGCTCGCCGACGAGATCGAAGCAGCGCTCGAGACGGCCTGATCGTCGCGTTCCGTCGCTCTCTTCTACCGGCCACCGTAACCACCTCTCGAGCGGCTAGAAGCCGAACGGTCCGTCCTCGGTCTCGTCCTCGTCCTCGTCCTCGTCGCCGGCCGTGTCGTCGCCGTCGGCGTCCGTCGGGTTCAGCCACTTGGCCTCCGTCTCGTCGTCTTCGGCGCTCTCATCGACTTCGTCCTCGTCCTCGTCCTCGTCCTCGTCCGCCGGATCGACCTCGCCGATCCATTCGAGCGCCGCTTCGACATCCTGAACGGGTGGCGAACACGTCCGAGCCCGACAGACGTACAGCGTCGGCTCGCCCTCGCGTGCCTCGCGGTCGGCCCAGATCGTCGGTGGCTCCTCGAGGTCGAGTGCCTCGAGCCAGTCCTCGAGTCCGTCCGCAGTCGGCGGTCGACGCGCGAGCAGTCGGTCGGGGAGGTAGGCCTCGCCGAAACGGTCGCGCCACCCCCGGGGAAGCTCCGCCGCGGCGACCGTGATCTCGAGTTCGCCCGCGTTGTACTGGTCGGCGGCGAGACAGAGCGTGACGAACGCCAGCGGACTGCCCTCGAGGCGGTCGGCGTGAGTCTGCAAGACGGTGCCGGCGACTTGCTCGAAGTCCGCGTCGGCGAAGTGAGACAGCGAGAGCAAGACGTCGACGGCCACGCCGGTCGAAGACGGCGTCGAGGCGTCGTCGAGCTCCTGGGGTCGAGTGACCAGCGACTCGCCGCTCTCGGGGGTGAAATACAGCGTCCCGGCCTCGGGATCGAAGAACTCGGCCTCGATCGCCCGGGCGAGTTCGAGCGCGAACGCGAGGTGGTCGAC contains:
- a CDS encoding peroxiredoxin family protein, with translation MRRRELIAGLGSVAVLAGVGAVTTDAFNGDDEPETYDDDPITVETIDAPGSEAGTMAVPQPGQVMVLEFFLTSCSHCERQLPTLREARAELEDDVQFLAVSNDPGGTVEEDTLVEWWDEHGGEWPVGHDPDLELGERYDAISVPVTVVLDERGTPHLTEAGDKSVDEIVDAVQAASTVTEGDT
- a CDS encoding SCO family protein; protein product: MDRRTYLRSLGIAGMAGVAGCLETVPGVGSSRTVLGPPEQDLSASTHPTHGDEFPSLSLPDPLLGEEVSTEGFEGERAFLLTFIYTNCHDDSCPMLLSRLAHAQHDAIDGGYADETAFLAMTFDPDRDTEDTLREEAEIQDVDLEAGNWHFLRPENFFEARDILDEKFGLTLRNEALEDHDHNETDDDGDDLEGEYDIVHYNLILLVNKDGIVERAYPNATSVEWSTISDDLGTVVEG
- the hisF gene encoding imidazole glycerol phosphate synthase subunit HisF, with the protein product MGLTKRIIPCIDVDIDDDGDPAVYTGVHFEDLEYTGDPVAMAREYNEAGADEFVFLDITASAEGRETMLDVVEQVADEVFIPLTVGGGIRTTEDIKETLRAGADKVSITTGALERPELINDGASAFGSQCIVISVDARRRYDEAGEHYVEVDGESVWFECTKKGGREGTGIDVLEWAAEAESRGAGELFVNSIDRDGTKDGYDIPLTKAVCETVDTPVIASSGCGKPEHMHEVFTEAGADAALAASIFHFDEYSIGEVKAYLDERDVPVRL
- a CDS encoding cytochrome c biogenesis CcdA family protein, with translation MFDAAVLGTIGFAATMGVATFFSPCAYPLLPGYVGFYVSQTDGDASLGGAISRGIAASVGILATFAVLTAVAFSIGHAAFSRVTILEPVVGALLVVFGVLVVVDRAPSLSMTLPKRRSSVLGFGIFGTGYALAAAGCVAPLFVGVVGRAVTLSTSGAVLVMATYAGIVAALMLAVTVATGMGLVAGAGRLSAYIGTLERVAGGVMIVAGLAQIYLGVVGTLPV
- a CDS encoding TlpA family protein disulfide reductase, with the protein product MRRRDLIAGVGSLAVLAGGGVVATQGLPSAGDGGDDADRGDYSDDPIEIETVDAPGSEAGTMAVPQPGQVMVLDFFMTTCGVCQDMMPVLAEARAALDDDNDVRFLSVTHERSIENAELAEWWADYDGDWSVGRDESVDLFERYGVTGVPETVVIDGAGDVHWNNTGRKTVEELVDAVDGTVAAIEEPTDESN
- a CDS encoding winged helix-turn-helix transcriptional regulator: MSTLDETDLEILRLLVEDARRPYSDIAERVDRSAPTVSDRIDRLEELGVIERFTVDLDRSTITDGVEVLVDLDLQPGADDGVSSQLAETDWVEHVIETADSRLLAVATVQPTRARALLGEAVDLEAVESYRIHLIEQRRWSPSVGDADLALECAECGNPVTSNGDSVVIDGERYHFCCPVCRSSFEERYASLSESA
- a CDS encoding DUF5786 family protein, whose protein sequence is MGFGSYDESEQQQQTADDDEDVEAVNVHENDHEGELSFESDLSTDELVSQLGEMKDEE
- a CDS encoding helix-turn-helix domain-containing protein, which gives rise to MSTNAIGAGRAKLQSQVGDGVVAAVQLDHPDLLLRPTLRRGSDVMVEPDYQTTVDGDHTLLYLTAYASAFEEFEAGLEDDPTVVDPILIRRDSDRHVYRVTLTDRAITYVPATAEVGGRILDQTGRRDGWTVQLWLPDRDALVALNDRCQDRDVAFQVTYLQTADEENDTIVGLTPEQSELLSVAYEEGYFKVPREISQAELARRFGVSKSAISQRLRRAIDDLCRRTIA
- a CDS encoding DNA-methyltransferase; translation: METSHRVVVGDSRELSELEDDSIELVVTSPPYPMIELWDELFAEFDPAVEEALEAGDGQAAFETMHAQLDRVWDELERVLVDGGIACINVGDATRTVDGSFRVYPNHARILEAFERRGFDPLPDVLWRKPANSAAKFMGSGTLPPNAYVTLEHEYVLVFRKGGESRSFEPCVDRRYEAAYFWEERNRWFSDVWTDVRGELQALERDDLRERSGAFPLEIPYRLICMYSAYGDTVLDPFWGTGTTTLAAMCGARDSVGYELESEFVSVFEDRVGDVVELSRSVAQTRLEDHRAFVSRRRADGDELGYDAEHYDFPVMTKMEREIRLREVEAVRETPSGYRLEHAPLERA
- a CDS encoding TlpA family protein disulfide reductase, giving the protein MALETMRPTPTWDAVAYEDTVEVLAAHRDELTYKIWGGDWCKDCRALLPDFGAALEAADVPDERIEEFAVDRDKQGPGVEAYDVEYIPTIVVERANGEELVRFVEEEDRPPAVWLADEIEAALETA